The sequence below is a genomic window from Wyeomyia smithii strain HCP4-BCI-WySm-NY-G18 chromosome 1, ASM2978416v1, whole genome shotgun sequence.
TATAGGATGATACTCTGTTTGTTGAAGAGTTTTGTCacttcgtggcgctagtgtatacgTATTTAGTAACCGAAGAAATTTTACATAACTTAGATCGACTGGGGCCAATTCGAAGGAATAAACCCTGGTATCTTTAGGATTGTTATTTGGCCGATAATAACTACACGGTGGATTCAGGTTTAACTTTCGGTTAACTACAGATTTCCCTCCGaatccagaaataccgtagaagaggaaaactgaaaattattttggcttttaaCTCTGGTATAAATTATCAGATCTCGGCCTTCCTTTGATATTTTGGTGCACTGTTGTGTTCTGCTTCAGtttatacagaaaaaaaagtgaaaaaatggtACGTGTGctacttttgctctcaacgactCATATGTTAATCTGGGTTGTATTAGGCagatgacatactgaggcgtcttttaaattttaaaccctTTGGTTCCAAGTAACATTCAACTagtttaaaatatcaaaaatcaatcaaaaatagCAGTGTTATTTTCCAGACAACCTGAAAACACTGTTGAAACATTGCTTGTTCTGTTTCGCCTTCCGCTTCGCACAGTGGGGCTGTTTTGAAAAAAGACGgtcaacatttttttctcacttTCTTACAATTTAGGGATTTGGTGTCTTTAAAAGAGTCGTTCAGAATACTTATTAGAGTTATCTGACAATTTTGCTAATATGTATTACACttagaaaaattaactttttaatttcacGAGATATTCAATTTCTGTCTTCAGCAATGTTGTAGAGCTAtcgatttcatgaaactttgccgaatacacGAAAATCCTAGGTATTATCTCTGAAGAGATATAACTGTTTTTCTCAAAAGACTACcttaaaactagttttttttcacttaaattatATCTTAACTACTCCCGAACAACTTGAGATGTTCTaaaaagttatagataataacaaattttttttttctaaaaaaaagtaccGACTCCGAGATAGAACGATTTTAACGTAAAATtatgtcaatttttaaaatcaaattatttaaaattgtgaATGTTTGTGAGGTATTACTCAGCGTCATTTATTTTGGCATGTTTTGAGGGACAAGTACACATACTTTCCAGAATCGGGACTTTTCGGGAACTTCGCATTTTCATAGTTTTACAGTAACTCTTCAGACCTAGAATTTCTTGTCtgtggcaaagtttcatgaaatcaatagctctacaactttgctgaagacagaaattgaatatctcgtgaaataaaaaagtttatttttctaaGTGCAATACTAGCCTTATAAGCAATTAAAAGCAAATGTCAGATAATTCTAATCAGTATTCTGAACAACTCTTCCGAAGAAACCAAAGCCCTAAAATGTACGAAAAAGTGAGGAAAGGCTTTAGAGCATCTTTTTGAGAAacggccccactgtgcgtcgatgCGTTTCCCGGTATGACCGGTTTGAACGTTTTacatagacgttcgaagaagtagctcagaCGCTTTTGCGAAGTTTTTTGCTCCGCTTCGTTTCATGTCTCAGTATGTCATCAGCCTTAATTTTGCACCGAAAGTTCTTTTATCTATCCAGAGTGTATTTATTGCTTTATCTGTGATTTGACTCGAATGGTTGTTCCAATTTAACTTACGACTCTAAAGTATTTGACTCCAGAGCAATGCCACAAacaaacgggcaaccaatttaatcgaccgtttttaatttggctgcaacttatattaaaaaatattactgCTGGGAATTTTTTTGTGGAACCGCTCTCCAGTAGAAAATGTCGTTGTGGTCCTTTCCATtcgctgccggtacccgcattactgtcccatactgattttggtcacttttgagttatcaccGGGAAACGAcctaattgttatcatattttctgggaaaaaattaaaattgatacttttgtatggaaaaacatgtaaaaaataCCCAGTTGTTTTTGtgccatattgaaagtacccgcattacagtcccactgcatagtggtacaacctgtaaacatataattttgctcccgATTAGTAtaatcggattattttaggcatatagaagtatgtcatttaattaacttgactaatattgtttttctatagtacaatctacgttgccaatgatactgccggttgctggttgaaattatatgtgatgggacaaaacatgcgagtactttcgaaatgtacccgcatattttgtcccattttgtctttttttcaagttatatatcgtaaaaccaattccatccatcgTTTTTTGTTCTccacgataaacttgtggtgctattaaactgttatggtcattagtTCTGGATGTAATTACTGGAAATCCGAAGATTCatagataatattaaatcgccgttttctcaacatgttgtttttcattatgggacagttatccgggtaccgccAGTTTGAAGCTTATCGAGTTTGATCTTCCTTTATTCTGTAAAGGGTATGTAATATATGCTTTCTGAGGATGTATGCTCAATCCTTAAAATATATTTATCATTTTTCTGACTCTAAATAATGCCTATAATTAATAATAACACATTATTCAGGATGGCAAAAACTTGGAAAATCAGAGAATGAGTTCTTTGAACAGGGAAATCAGGCAATACCAAAAAAGTGAAAACAATCAAGGAAATATTTTCAACCGAGACACGATTCTcggatatttttttctgcatgaAAGGCCAACGCCGTACCGCTAGTGTTTGGTTTCATATACGATCAAATACTATTTTCTCTGGGATTTCCGAGTTGCGTTCATCTCTTTTGTGCtgaattctgaaaaatattaggGTTGTTATCAATGTTATATTTTAGGCAACTTAATTGTGAAAATGTTTTGCAGTTTCTCCTACTTGTATCTAcatttagatttagatttgtATCTACAAATTTAGATTTGCAACTCATTGTTTTATCATCGTAGCGATATATAATTGATGTTCGGAAATATCCCTccttaaacaaaaaaatgcCTTTTAATGTTTTTGTTGTTAATTGGGCAAAATTTTCTTCGACTTTATTACTAGGCTTTATTACAGTAGTTTTAGTCTGAGATTGCATCATTCGATGCCAAAATGAGCACTGTGCATGATACTGTGCATTATATGTTGAACAAATTTCATGAGCAGCAACAAACAGTAACTCTGCATTGTAACGATATTGagctgaagcaaaaaaaaaatagtagaaacTTGAAAGTAGCCTCAAGTTATTGGAGAATATTCAAATGAACTcttaaataaacaaacttaATGGCCCTTAAAAGGGCCGTTTGATATATGCGGTTCGATGATTTTTTTAGCCGCCGAAACCGTACAGAGTGCGTCCCTGGCGTTTCAAGGCATAGACGACATCCATGGCGGTGACGGTCTTTCGCTTTGCGTGTTCAGTATAAGTGACAGCGTCACGGATAACGTTTTCCAGGAAAACCTTCAGCACACCTCGGGTTTCCTCATAGATCAGACCGGAGATACGTTTTACTCCTCCACGACGCGCCAGACGACGGATGGCGGGCTTAGTAATACCCTGGATGTTATCACGAAGAACCTTGCGATGACGCTTAGCGCCTCCCTTTCCGAGTCCTTTTCCTCCTTTACCGCGACCAGTCATTTTAGGTAGCTTTGTTAGAGTACTGTCTTCTAAAGATTGTTTCAAACTGAGATGCTTAAACAACGTTGATTTGTGCTTTTATACGTTTCTCAGTTAACATTTCTGCTACCTGCGAAGgcacattttattttattttctatgtGTTAAAGGGGACATACAATCACAATAACTTGGATTCCCCTACCCCAAATATGTATGTATTTAGATAGGATAGTTTTGATTTTGCTTGTCTGCGTAGATTTGAATCTCTATTCgttgtgtgaatgtgtgttgtCACGTATACATAGATTTCAAGTCAGAATAATTTCTCTACATATTATATGATATGTATTTCAATAGCAGATGTATATGTTCGGAAATTGGCGCGAAAAAACCGTTGCTGTTGGTCCCCTAGCTTGACTATAAATAGAATCGGTTGCCTGCGTTGGCATCATCAGTTCAATTTTCTCCGCTTTGGAAAGGTATTCATCCGACGTTGTAAAATTTACTCACTATGGCCCGTACCAAGCAGACCGCTCGTAAATCCACCGGAGGAAAGGCTCCTCGTAAGCAGTTGGCCACGAAGGCAGCTCGCAAAAGTGCTCCGGCTACTGGAGGAGTGAAGAAGCCTCATCGTTATCGTCCAGGAACAGTAGCTCTTCGTGAAATCCGTCGTTACCAAAAATCGACGGAGCTCCTGATTCGTAAGCTGCCGTTCCAGCGTTTGGTTCGTGAAATTGCTCAGGATTTCAAAACCGACTTGCGTTTCCAGAGCTCTGCCGTTATGGCTCTGCAGGAGGCTAGCGAAGCTTACCTAGTCGGTCTGTTCGAAGATACCAATCTGTGCGCCATCCACGCCAAGCGTGTGACCATTATGCCAAAGGACATCCAGCTGGCTCGTCGTATCCGTGGAGAGCGTGCTTAAGTTTGGTATAATAACGCCATTGTGCCTTATCTTTgcaaaactttcatgaatgtacAAAAAAAACGGTCCTTCTCAGGACCACAAATTACAGTCCACTGAGAGAACATTGGAGTTTTTTTCACTATGctgttaattttttaatatgtaTTCAATTAAGTTAAATTCATATACATTTGGGATTCGTTTGGCTTAAAAAATTATAAAGCATTATAAAACTCAAAGTACTGATGGCTTATTtatggaatgaaaaaaaaaaacagttagtCTCAAACCATAAATTGGCAGTTTAAGAAGTATATGGCTTTTTTTATATTAAGAAAAATAGCTTCGCACATTAGAGTGTTATGATGACTATCATTCTGTAAAAGTCTTTTTTTCTATTGCCGTTGAAATTATCGTTTGGAATTTATGATACAATATACGAAACatttaaacaatttgaaaatacAGCATTATACGACTGTATactttttagtaaaatttatcAGCAGCCACCGAACAACCATCAACGAACTGGAGAGACTCCGCAGCAAGAACAACGATGATCCCAGCACAAGATTTGATCTGGAACGAATCGTCAGATGAAGGAGCAATAGTAGTTGTTTTATTGCCAGAAAGACTGCGAGGCCGAAATACATCCACGAATAAAATTTTTCTATATCTCAAAATTTACAAGCCTTTTTTGCTTATTAGTCTGAATTTCTTTGTTATAAATTTTCTTTGATCTCTTCTTGGTTCCTTTTTTGGTCTCATTTTTCAGGCATTTGATTTCTAAAGATGTTATTTAAGAGTCGCTCAGTGATGATATTTcaatttggttttttcagttttatgccAAACATTACAAAGCATGCCAGCATAAAATTATAAATCAGACCTCGTTTAGTTTGTAGCTAACAAGAAGCAATTTGAATAGCTCTCAGTAACAAACTATGTTCCATGTACGAAGGTTAAAATTAGTGAAAAACTAACtgatgtaaaaaaattgtttctaactCATCGTACACAAATTTGTTCGTCCTTAAAAGGACGGTTTTCGATTGTTGGAATAGGATGATTGTTTAAGCCTTCTTCTCGGTCTTCTTGGGCAGCAGAACGGCTTGAATGTTTGGCAGGACACCTCCCTGGGCAATGGTGACACCGGACAGAAGTTTGTTCAACTCTTCGTCGTTACGGATGGCCAATTGCAGATGACGGGGAATGATTCGGGTCTTCTTGTTGTCACGGGCAGCATTTCCTGCCAATTCCAACACTTCAGCAGCCAAATATTCCATCACGGCTGCCAGATATACGGGAGCACCAGCACCGACGCGTTCGGCATAATTTCCCTTTCGCAGTAGACGGTGGATACGGCCTACCGGGAACTGGAGACCAGCACGAGATGAACGGGACTTTGCCTTTCCCTTGACTTTGCCTCCTTTACCGCGTCCAGACATGTTGTAGTAGAGTTTTAAATTACGTTAACTGAGAAAGCGTTAAACTGATACCAAATGCAGGGAACAGTCTCCTTATATACAGTTACAATAGGCTGTTATTGACAGTAGGGTTGGGTCCCGCAGGTAACGGAATGgtagaattgaaaaaaagggACGAGCTTCGAATCCGTTTTGTGCGGGTATAAAAAGGCGACTCACTGCGGTAAACAACATCATTTCCTGTGAGGTAAACGAAGCTAAAGTACCGTCAAAATGCCACCGAAGACTAGTGGAAAGGCCGCCAAGAAGTCGGGCAAGGCTCAGAAGAACATCACGAAGGGCgacaagaaaaagaagaagccacgTCGCAAGGAGAGCTACGCCATCTACATCTACAAGGTCTTGAAGCAAGTCCACCCGGACACCGGAATCTCCTCCAAAGCCATGAGCATCATGAACAGCtttgtgaacgatattttcGAACGCATTGCTGCTGAAGCTTCTCGTCTGGCTCACTACAACAAACGTTCTACGATCACCTCTCGCGAGGTTCAGACCTCTGTCCGTCTGTTGTTGCCAGGAGAATTGGCCAAACACGCCGTCTCTGAGGGAACCAAGGCTGTTACCAAATATACCAGCTCCAAGTAAATGTTTCAGATTATCTTATGCAAACCGGCCCTTTTCAGGGCCAACAAATAATTATCGAAGCGGTATTGAACTTATAATGTtaggtagaaaaaaattggtctGTTGCTATATTCTATTATGTAACGGAGTTAGCGGGTCGGATTTCGGATATAAAAAcgttttctttttatttgaCCGACTTATTGAATCCAACTTAGACTTGTTTGAAACAATAGCCAATTTTCTTAAAGCCACTTCAGAACATCTGTTAGAGCTTTATTTGAGGAATTAGAAAAATCGCTCGGtttgtttcaaaatattatgttttaataaaaaacaTGGTATGCATAGTTGCTTTTTCAGACATTGTATTTACGTTTCTTAACATAAAATCCATCGTAGAAGTATATTTGTTAAATGTTCATTACTGTCGCTTCGAGATTAGTGGTGTGATCGATTCACCGTCTACCTTCTCATGTGTCTGTTATTAGCGGAACTAAACCGACGGAAAAagcgaaaatacaaaaaaactgTCGCTTTTAGTTATAGTGCAATCTTTTCGTGTGTCATCAAAACACTGTTGTTTCCGTCTGTAATTGAAGCGGCAAAAGCATTAGGTAGAAGTATGTATCAATATTGtcaaattattgaattaaatacAACAATATTTTTGTATGCTTGCAGGGTAACGGAGCCAGTATCAATTTTGGTGAACTTGCAGCCGGATCTAATTGAGTAACGTTTAAAGACACAAAAAattcagttaaaaataattgaaatagaGTTTAAAAGAAACACATCCAATCTAATCACTTCCTTTGTCCTTCCATGACAGAGCAAGCCATAGTTAGTTACTAGTCAGAGGAAAATGACAACTTGGTTTTTTATGAAACATAGTGAAAACCTAGGTAAGTAAAATAGCTTAATATGGAAAACACAGATATTCTAACAGACTGCGGATGCGGAGAAACAGAAAAACAATATCCACGTCTTCATTCAAActgttggtggccctgagaagggccGTTTGTTGAGTAATATGAGATCAAACGAAAGCCGATAGCCAATTTAAGCACGTTCACCACGGATGCGGCGAGCCAGTTGGATGTCCTTGGGCATGATGGTGACACGCTTGGCATGGATGGCACACAGATTGGTATCTTCGAACAGACCGACTAGATAGGCTTCGCTAGCCTCCTGCAGAGCCATAACGGCAGAGCTCTGGAAACGAAGATCGGTTTTGAAATCTTGAGCGATTTCACGAACCAAACGTTGGAATGGCAGCTTGCGAATCAAGAGTTCAGTCGACTTTTGGTAACGACGGATTTCACGAAGAGCGACTGTTCCTGGACGATAACGATGGGGTTTCTTCACTCCTCCAGTAGCCGGAGCGCTTTTGCGAGCAGCCTTTGTGGCCAGTTGCTTACGCGGAGCCTTTCCACCGGTGGATTTACGGGCAGTTTGCTTTGTACGAGCCATGATGAGTTTTTTTTACCGAAGTAATCACTTTGAGAGTTGAACGAATAAtggagaaaaattttattttgacctCTTTTATACTGCTCCCTCTTCTTCTGTCCAACCAATCAGGAATGACAATACGGAAAAATTTCTACCCTCGCAGGTATAAAAGCGAGCCTCATGGTCGTGTTCGACATTAGTTTgaatcgttcgttcgttcgtttaaTACAAAGCAAAAAATGACTGGTCGAGGTAAAGGAGGAAAAGGACTCGGAAAGGGAGGCGCCAAGCGTCATCGCAAGGTCCTTCGTGATAACATCCAGGGTATTACTAAGCCCGCCATCCGTCGTCTGGCGCGTCGTGGAGGAGTAAAACGTATCTCTGGCCTGATCTACGAAGAAACCCGAGGTGTGCTGAAGGTTTTCCTGGAAAACGTTATCCGTGACGCAGTCACTTATACTGAACACGCTAAGCGCAAGACCGTCACTGCCATGGATGTCGTGTATGCACTGAAACGACAGGGACGCACGCTGTATGGATTTGGAGGTTAAATAGTTCGAACTGCTAACGACAaaaggcctttttcaaggccacaaaaatataaatgaagGTCTACTTGAAATTAATCATATTTTCTTTCCGTGGAAAAGCCTTTCATATTATGTTTCATAATGATTGTGTTATGTTgcttataatatataatatattataTGCATTACCGTCTGGCTCACTACAACAAACGTTCTACGATCACCTCTCGCGAGGTTCAGACCTCTGTCCGTCTGTTGTTGCCTGGAGAATTGGCCAAACACGCCGTCTCTGAGGGAACCAAGGCTGTTACCAAATACACCAGCTCCAAGTAAATGTTTCAGACTATTTTATGCAAAACGGCCCTTTTCAGGGCCAACAAATAATTATCGAAGCGGTATTGAACTTATCATGTtaggtagaaaaaaattggtctGTTGCTATATTCTATTATGTAACGGAGTTAGCGGGTCggatatataatataatataatatatgaTATATAATATATTATATGCATTACCGTGCGGGATGTTTGTATTTAAGGCCACCTACATATTAACAGCAGGAAGATATAAATTCGGAAGAAAAGTTAGGAGAATTAGAGAATGTAAAAAAGGATTTATTTAAGCGCAAAAGACAAATGCTGAGACTATATCATCTGGTTTGATATCTAATCAAATGTTTTACGCACTTTAATGGCTGCTGCAATGTTACGCACTTTAATGGCTGCTAGCTCAGGCTGGTCTTTAAAAAAATCTCTTACCTTAACAAAAGGATTTCCAAGTctcattttttcctttaaaaataTCTTTTCACCACTACTGAAGAAAACTGTTTTATGTGTCAGTGAATGTAGTGGTAAATTAGAATTTAATTGTGAGGAAATTTAACCACTTTCATGAAACATAAGATTAATTGATTAGGCAGCAAGTATACACCGTGGACCTACAAATTTGTAAGgcattcaaaaattttctagtgTTAGGTACTCCAAAATACATATTACACGATTTCTGAGATGAAATTCTACAGCCTACAAAACATTCTTCCAGTGGAATCCAGAGATATTGTTTTGGGTTAAAAAATCTCTGTTGATCCCCAACTTTAGTAAATAACTTGACAGTAAAGCTGTCTGTATGATGCAGTAAAATCAAACTAACTTCTTCATGTACATTCATGGTAGTCCTAAAAA
It includes:
- the LOC129719161 gene encoding histone H4 — encoded protein: MTGRGKGGKGLGKGGAKRHRKVLRDNIQGITKPAIRRLARRGGVKRISGLIYEETRGVLKVFLENVIRDAVTYTEHAKRKTVTAMDVVYALKRQGRTLYGFGG
- the LOC129719141 gene encoding histone H2A; the protein is MSGRGKGGKVKGKAKSRSSRAGLQFPVGRIHRLLRKGNYAERVGAGAPVYLAAVMEYLAAEVLELAGNAARDNKKTRIIPRHLQLAIRNDEELNKLLSGVTIAQGGVLPNIQAVLLPKKTEKKA
- the LOC129719147 gene encoding histone H2B gives rise to the protein MPPKTSGKAAKKSGKAQKNITKGDKKKKKPRRKESYAIYIYKVLKQVHPDTGISSKAMSIMNSFVNDIFERIAAEASRLAHYNKRSTITSREVQTSVRLLLPGELAKHAVSEGTKAVTKYTSSK
- the LOC129719135 gene encoding histone H3, with protein sequence MARTKQTARKSTGGKAPRKQLATKAARKSAPATGGVKKPHRYRPGTVALREIRRYQKSTELLIRKLPFQRLVREIAQDFKTDLRFQSSAVMALQEASEAYLVGLFEDTNLCAIHAKRVTIMPKDIQLARRIRGERA
- the LOC129719159 gene encoding histone H4; protein product: MTGRGKGGKGLGKGGAKRHRKVLRDNIQGITKPAIRRLARRGGVKRISGLIYEETRGVLKVFLENVIRDAVTYTEHAKRKTVTAMDVVYALKRQGRTLYGFGG